The genomic region GGGTGACCCAGCGGCGGCTGGCCTGGCTTTGGTCTTAGGGTTCCATCTGAGCGGAAACATCCGGGAGCTGGGGGGCCCTGGAGAGCCCGAGCGCCTCTACCACGTCTCCATCAGCTTTGACCGCTGCAAGATCACGTCGGTGAGCTGCGGCTGTGACAACCGAGACCTCTTCTACTGTGCACACGTGgtggctctgtctctgtaccGCATTCGACATGCGCGCCAGGTGGAGCTGCGGCTGCCCATCTCTGAGACACTGTCCCAGATGAACAGAGACCAGCTGCAGAAGTTCGTGCAGTACCTCATCAGCGCCCACCACACCGAGGTGCTGCCCACCGCCCAGCGCCTGGCTGACGAGATCCTCCTGCTGGGCTCTGAGATCAACTTGGTGCATggtaagggcacctgggggccCAAGGGGGGCAGCTTCCGTCTTGGAATCCTCAGGTCCCCTGGATCCTTGAGCTGGGCTAGGGAGAGCCCACGGCCTGAAGTCAAGGTCACACACGTACTAAGTGGCAGATCCTGGATCTGACCTGGCCCCGGGAACGGGGAGCTTCAGCCTCAAGGTGGGGGTGCCCCAAGAGCACAGGAGCCGCCTGagtgtgggtgggtggagggcagGAAGGGTGTGTGTGGATGTTGGTGGGGGTCGGGTGGGGGATGGACCTGGAGGTGCTGTGAGCTCTGGGGAGGGTTTGGAGAGAAGAGGGGCTGTGGGAagatggagggtggggggatggataaTAGGATATGGGGTGACCTGCTGGTGTGAAAAAGCGGATGGGGTGAGCGGATAGCCGGTGAAGTAGGATGGTAGGTGAACGCGGAGCTGCCGGGACTGACAGCCCCCTCGGGGTCAGGTGGGAGGGGCTTTGACTGGGATCGGGGTGGACcgatgggggtgggcagagggtgtAGAGGGAGATTGGAAACCCCAGCCTCACTGTCCCGCCCTCCCCGCAGGTGCCCCAGACCCCACCGCGGGTGCAGGTATCGAGGATGCCAACTGCTGGCACCTGGACGAGGAGCAGATCCAGGAGCAGGTGAAGCAGCTGCTGTCCAACGGCGGCTACTACGGCGCCAGCCAGCAGCTGCGCTCCATGTTCTGCAAGGTGCCGCGGGCGGGTGGGCGGGCAGGGGACCGAAGGTTCTGGCCCCtgcgccccgccccctcctcaccGCTGGTCCCTGCCCTCATCCTGGCACAGGTGCGAGAGATGCTGCGGATGCGGGACTCCAACGGGGCGCGCATGCTGATCCTCATGACAGAGCAGTTCCTGCAGGACCCGCGCCTGGCCCTGTGGCGGCAGCAGGGCGCGGGCATGACCGACAAATGCCGGCAGCTGTGGGACGAGCTGGGTAAGGCCCGGGGTGCACAGCAGGGCTTCGGCGCCCCAGCGGGCTCTGGCTGCCAGGTCAGGCTCACCCCGCCATTAGCGTGGGGCCCCTGAATCCCTTCCGTGTTCACTAGCACCTGTGATGCGGGAGGCACCGTGCGGGTGCAGGTGTGGGGCTGGGCGGGAAACAAGGGGCTGAACCCCTGCACTCCTAAAGCTGACACCTGTTGGGGAGACAGACAAAGAAATACTATAGACGCATtagtccttttcctcttttttttattttttaagatttcatttaggggctcctgggtggctcagctggttgagcatctgccttcagcttgggtcatgatcctggggtcctgggactgggatcatgccccacattgggctctctgcttagtggggagcctgcttctccctttgcctgcctctccccctgctcatgctctccctctctctctctctcaaataaatattaaaactataataaaaaagattttatttgagaaagagatagcGAGAGGCACaagctgtggggagagggagaagcaggctccccactgagcaggaagcccaacatggggcttgatcccaggaccccagggatcatgacctgagcctaacgcagacctttagctgactgagccacccaggcgcctggcaTTAGTCCTTTTCTGTAAGGGCCGGCAGCCAGTCACTTTGGCTTTGTAGGCCATTGGTCTCTGTCACGGCTTCTCAATCCTGCCCATTGCCATGGAAAAGCAGCCTCAGACACGCCACCAGATGGGCACGGCAGCACCCCATACAGTTTTACTTACAGACACTATTGATGGGAagttcatataattttcacaagtCACAAAATATTCCTCTGATGTATTTCCCCCCACCATTTAGAAATGgaagagtaggggcgcctgggtggctcagtgggttaaggcctctgccttcggctcgggtcatgatcccagggtcctgggatcgagccccgagtcgggctttctgctcagcggggagcctgcttcctcctttctctctgcctgcctctcagcctacttgtgatctctgcctgtcaggtggatgaataaaatctttaaaaaaaaaaaaaaaaagaaatggaagagtaaATCTTAGCTTGCAGGCCATTCAAAACCTGGTGGCAACAGCAAGCGGAGTCTGATggactgggttcaaatcctgacttccCACTTCACAGCTGTGTGACGTTGAGCAactgcttctacctctctgtGCTATAATGGGAAGAGATTATCAGTTGCAATCTCAGAGGCTCAAGATGAGGGCTAAGCAGAgaccagtgcccagcacacagtaggctaCTGTTGGCATGAATGTCTAGCCTCCCTCATGCCCACGTTTACCGGCTGCCCTCTGTCCCTAGGGGCCCTGTGGGTGTGTGTTGTCCTGAGCCCCCACTGCAAACCAGAGGAACGGGTGAGCTGGCTCCAGCTGCTTGGCAAGTGGGACAAGCTGGACGTGTGCCCGCTGGAAGAGGGCAACTACTCCTTCGACGGGCCCAGCCTGCAGCCCAGCGTGGCCCTCAGCCCAGGTAGGAGAGGGGACCCCAGCCCTTGTCTGTCCTCCCCACCAGGACGGAGTGAGGGCCCAGGCAGGGGCGGCGGGCAGTCGGAGGCACATGAAGTGAAATGCTTAAGACGCCGGTGGTTCTGCGCTGGTCTCCCGACTTGGCCTCCTCCTGGCCAGGGAGGTCGGGGGCAGGGGTGACTGAGCGAAAAGGAAGAAGATACcgagaagagagaggcagagatggagggaggggggagaggagtcagagatggggtggggggaggaaaagaggaatggagtgtggggaggggcagggtgcgCAGACATGGACAGTTGGTCAACCTCCATAGTCCACTGGCATGAAGGGATTTAATAGTCTCCCCGGCAcacgcacgcatacacacacacacatataacacacacacGTTCAAAGCGCTGTTTAAAGGATTTGGGGAGGatcgcttgggtggctcagtcggttaggcatgtgccttcgacttgggtcatgattccgggatcCTGAGATGGTGCCccgtgtcagactccctgctcggggaggaacctgcttctccctctccctctgtctgccgctccccagcttgtgctctccctccctctctctgtcaaagaggtgaatgaaatctaaataattaattaattaattaaaaaataaaggatttgggGAGATGACACACCCCCATCACTGTGCCCAGAATCTAGTACCAAGCTGGCCTCAGCCCGAATGCCAGGGCCCCCCTTACCAGGCCATGTGGGTGCCCCTCCTGCAGgtccggaggaggaggaggaagaggaggaggtgatGGCCGCAGGTTCCCGCCACACCGTCTTTGGCCGCGCCCTCCAGGCCGGGTCACTCCACTGGAGTGACACCCACCTGCAAAGGATCCTGGCCAGTGACTCCTATGGCCCCAGCCTCACAGGCACCATGGGCAGTGAAAAGCCAACCTTTGACCCCCAGGGCCGCCCACTATGGCTGGGCGAGCCCTTCCCCACGGCCTGTGCCCGAGTGGACACCCTGCGTGCCCACGGATACCCCCGCCAGGCCCTGCGGCTGGCAGGTGCCATCATCAACACGCTCCGGCTGCAGCGGCGGCATCAACTTGAGAGCTATAAGCAGCAGAAAAAAGGTGGGTGCCACAACCTCCCTATTCCCCCAGGGCCATAGACACAGACGCTGACTGCTGGGAGCCATGCACCCCTAATGTCTGTGGGTTCTGCTCCAGGTCCCACCCCCTGGGAAAGCCAGGCCACCTGGAGGAATCTTGAGCAAAAAGAATTTAATACAGGAGATTGAGGGCTCATAAAAGTACCGCAAGGGCTGCGGGATTGAAAGTCGGGGGTGCCATTGCTCAAGAACCTGAACTTCAAAAGCACATGGATTGCAGCAAACTGCTGACCGTGAGCTCAGCAGCCTGCAGCCCCCGCTGGGGGCCGTTCCCAAGAGAGCACTCAGCACCTGCTGGCAAAGCCTCCTGTCTCTGCCCTGTGGACAGCTGCACACCTGCTCATGGGGGCTACAGGAGAATCAGGGCTTCTTCCTGTCCTTGCCTCCGCCTCACTCAAAGGAGCCTGGGACTTGTAGTTTCTAAGCTTCCCGCTTCTGTGCTATGGAGCCTGTGCCAGTTACACGTATTTCAGGAACGGGGTCCCAGTGTGGCCAGATCTTCCAATTTTTCAGGACAGGCCAGAAATCTGCATTATGTGATGTGcaatttactgatttttaaacatgggaaacaaattcaaatttgcattgggggaaaaaaaaagccatgttgtatgggctaaaaaaaaaaaaagaacatgtttgtTGATGAGCtatggggaggcaggagagaggccaCCAGTTTTGTTGTCTGGGTAATAGGTCTGTTATCAGGAAATTGAACCCCAGGTGTCATGGAACTCTGGGGGAACTGTGACCCCAGAAGAGTCCTGCCTAGGGGCACAGGGAAAGCTTCACAGAGCAGGTGAGAGCTATGCTGAGATCTTACAGATGTATAGGAGTttcccaggagaagggagggaggaacagtGTTCTAGGTAGAAGGAACAGCAGGGGCAGGagcccagaggcaggagagagctaGGCTCATGGGAGGAGATTGAAGAATGGGGCTTTCAGAGGGGGCAGGTGGCCACATGGGGGCCTGAAGCCAGCTAGGCTCAAGAGAGGTGGGAACTAGGAGAAAGACGGTGGGTGTTTTTGAAAGCACCCAGTTTCACCCATGTGTCCCTGCTAGGCTGGGGTCTGGCTGTGGGACAGGAGGCCAAGGCTGTGGAGGTGAGGGCTGCTACAGAGCTCACGGGCAGACAGGATGGCTCATGGTTGGCCAGGTAGTGGGCGGGCActgggaggctgggctgggggttcAAGGAGAGAAGACCCCCCACCTAGACTTGTGGAGGGTTGGCATTGAGCCCCTCATACTGCCTGCAGAGCTGCTGCAGAAAGGTAACACATGCATCACCAACACGGAAGGATGGGTGGGCCACCCACTGGACCCCATCGGCTGCCTCTGCAGGGCACTTCTGGAAGCCTGCCGCCTGGAGGAGGAGACACTTGCCCTTTACCCAGGTACCCACACTGGGGCCCCTGGGAAGAAATGGGacatttccccttccccctccccagcccagtaCCCCAAGAAAGTGGGGCCACACTCTTATCCTTAGTCAGGTCTCTACACTTGGCCACATGCCCTGGTGAGTGCCAGGAGCCAACAGACTTCGCTTCTCCTGAAAGCGAGGCCACCGCAGACCCACCTATCTGCTGGTAGAAGGTGTCTGGTCAGTGCTGGGATCTGCTGGGTTCCCCCACATAagcccaaccccccccccccggtctcCATGTTTGAGTTGAAGAGCCCCTGGGGTCCCCAGAAGGGGGGcacccccctccagcaaccctggtACCCATTTCCCACAGACTCTGGCCCCGAGAAGCGGAAGGCGGCCTACCAGCATGTGCCAGTGCCCGGGAGCCCCGGGGAGTCTTACTTGGCGTTGGCCCTTGAAGTGGCACTGCTGGGCCTGGGGCAGCAGCGGGCCCTGCCGGAGGGACTGTACGCCCAAGACAAGGTGGTGCGCAGCGAGGAGCAGCTGCTGGCCCTGCTGGAGGAGGTGGAACTGGACGAGCGGCTGGTGCAGGTGCTGCGCAAGCAGGCGGGGCTGCTGCTGGAAGGTGAGGCCCCGCCCCCagacggggaggggaggggccctgTCCCCAGTTCTCCGGTGGCTCCGTGGCTGCTGGATCAGGAGGCCCGGTCTTCTGGCCCTTACATTTCGCTGCTACCTTAGCGGTACCTAAAAGGTGACACCAGCCCTTAGCTCAGCTCCCTGGAAAGTGCTGGCCTGGGGaggagccccccctccccccgccactgGCCACTGGCGTCAAGGGGCCCGGTCCTTGTGAGGCCCCACCCCTGGAGCAGGTGTAGCCCCACCTCCACCTTCCGGCCCCGCCTTGTTTCTGcgtcctgcccccccaccccggggttcCCGGGTCTCCTCTTCAGATTTTGcccctctcttctgtctcagtCCTGCACTCCGTCCCACACCCCGCCAACCGCTAGCCCCAGCGGATCTCTCCCGAGCAAGTCCCTCCCCTCCTCAGAGCCTGGGAGGTGAGGAGACCAGGGGATGGGGTGGACATGAGCCCTTGCCTGGGGTCTGAGCTCAGGATGCCCCTGCAGGGGGTCCCTTCAGCGGCTTCGGAGAGGTGCTGTTCCGGGAGAGCGTGCCCATGCACACCTGTGCCCGCTACCTGTTCACGGCGCTGCTGCCCCACGACCCCGACCTGGCCTACCGCCTCGCGCTGAGGGCCATGAGGTGAGAATGGGCTGCTGGGGACTCGGCCCAGGAGACTGGGCAGGATTGGAGGGTCGCCCTCAGAGCCCCCATCCTCCTGCCCGAAACTCACAAGCTCGTTAATTCCGTCTCCCTCAGGTTGGTGTCCCCCTTTgccctgtgctttttttttttttttttttttttttttttgtattaagtatacatgtgtatttttatttcaaatttgagAGGGATCCACAGGGAACTCAGAATTCTTCTCCAAACATTGTCCCCACTTACCGAATCTCTCTGGAGACAAGCCATGTCACCACTTTCTTCTTATCTATCCCACAAGAATCAAGATTTCTGCAAACCCATAATCTGGAAATTGAAGGCTGGTCTTCCTTTTACATCCATCCCCTGTCTGTTCCTTGCTCCTTATTTTCAGTGAACTTGGCATCTTAAAGGTTTGGTAAGGGCTGCTGTAAGGAGGTATCATAAAAGAATTGATTTAGAGTAGATAGACAGTTGACATATTTCCCAAAAAGTGTTGCTGGGAATAACCTTATCATTTCTCATGTGTACCAACTGACcacagaaacagaatttttaaaggccCTCTGGGTAGTACACTATGCCCAGCAAATAAGGTGAATTCTGTCCCCGTCTTTGAGCCCATCATCTAGAGATGCTTATTAAGTATCAATTTAGCATGGATCTTTccagaatatttggaaaaaataatctgtGAAGAGCTGTGGTTTCTAAGCCAGGAAATAGCACGTGACAGCCCCTGGGCCAGATGTGGCCTGCCACCTGTTAAACTCATGAGATCAgaatgtttttcacatttttaagtgtttgaaaataaaaagaatattctgtgACAGGTGGAAAGTAATATGAAACTCAGGTTTCAGTGTCGagcaataaagttttattggcacacagccatgctcattcatttagGTATTGTCTGGGGCTACTTTTATGTGGCAATGGCAGAGTCAAATGGTTGTGACAGGGACCAAATGGCTCCCCATAGTGCCAAAAATATTGACTGTCTGAACCTGTgcaaaaacgaaaaaaaaaaaaaatgttgctgatCCCTGGTCCAAATCCATGACTCACATTACCTcatgtaatctttttttcccccctaagattttatttatctgtttatttgagtgagagaaaccgagagagagagagcatgagcagggcagaggcaaagggagaagcagactccccaccagcagggaacccaactcaggattcaatcccaggaccctgggatcatgacctgagctgaaggcagatgcttaattgactgagccacccaggtgcccctgaagaactttctaaatacaaaatacatgcaTAGAGATGCAATATACCCCTAGTGGGCATGTAGTCATTCCAAAAACATTTGCTGTCCATCCACCTGCTGTGTACTGGACATTGTTCAGGCTGCTGGAGATGCAGCAGTGAAGGGAATCATCAGAAAtgcctgccctcatggagcaGACGTTTCAGTGAGGGAGATAGAATAATacgttattttaaataaatattaattaataggTAAACTATGTTGTGTGTCAGGTGGTGACGTACAGCAAAAAAGGCCTGGGAGAAGTTGGGAGTGGGAGTTTCACATGTAGGGATCTCAAGGAAGAACCCACTGAAAAATACTTGAGTAAAGACTTGAGGGAATTAAAAGGCGCCGCGGTAGCTCAGtttgctaagtgtctgccttcagctcaggtcaggatcccagggtcctgggatagagtctcgaATCAGGccccttgcttggcaggaagtctgcttctccctctgttggccactccccctgcttgtgcacacacatacacccccacCTACCctgacctaaataaataaaatctaaaaaaaaaagagagagagagagacttgaaggaggtgagggagaagcgCAAGGATGTCTGGGAAGAGTGTTCctgacagagggaacagcataggcaaaggtcctgaggtaggacTGTGCTTGGTTGTATTTGAGCGGTATTGAGGGGAACAGTGACTGGagcagagtgagaaagggaaggcGGGTGACCGAAGGATTACCAGAGGGCTGCATCGGGACACGGTCTCACATTTTTGTCAGCCCTTGGTGCACGACCAGAGCATTGTTTATTTAATCAACCCCAAGTGATGCGCACCAACAGGACTCCAGTGAACATCTGGCACCCACATCCTCCATCATCCCGCGTGCCTGTGGCTTTGCTGGCCCAAGCAGGGAGGCTCCAGTAGAGGGAGGACGCCCTAGCCTCCTTTTACCGtgggcttgcttctccccctctgcccccaccaggCTGCCTGTGCTGGAGACCGCGTTTCCCGCCGGAGAACCGCACCCCAGCCCGCTGGACTCCATCATGAGCAACCGCTTCCCCCGCTGGTTCATCCTCGGTCACCTGGAAACGCGCCAGTGCGAGCTGGCCTCTGCCATGCTGACAGCCGCCAAGGGTGAGGGCGGAGGCTGCCCCCGTCCCCCTGCCATGCTCCTCggcctcctctttcctcctttccctcatcGCTTCCCTCGACTTTTTATCCTTTCATCAAATTCTCAGTTTTCCTTGAGCACTTTCTAGATGTCTAGACCAGGCACTATCCCAGGTGCTGAGGCGTGAACAATCCTGTTCCAGCACCTTCGGTGTtccattgggggtgggggacagacagACCTTACGCAAGGTCAGACACTTCGTGAGGTCACACAGTGAGCAAGAACAGAACCAGGGCTGCAatgggtggggaaagcaggccaGTGCTTAAGCCGAGAGGGCAGAGAGCTCTTGCCTGCATCTGGTGTCCTCGTCACCTTGAGCCGCCATGACAGCACTGCAGACCAGGTGGCTTCAGCAACAACTCCGAAGGCTAggagtccaaggtcagggtggCGCATCGTGGCTTCCCAGGGAGGACTCTGTTCCTGGCTTGCACACGGGCCACCCTCCTGCCTGTGTCTtcacaaggcagagaaagagagcactcccgatttcttcttctttccaggAGGACACTCACGCCTTTATGCTGGGGATGAGGGCTTCCCCAGGAACCTGGGGAGGGCTGTGTCCAGGCTGAGGggtcattccaggcagagggaacagccagttcaaaggccctgaggctggacCGTGCCTAGTATGTTTTGAGGAACAGAGGAAGCCCGAGGGGCTGAAGCAAAGTGACCAAACTGTAGCTTCTGGGCCAGCGATAATAGCAATAAAAGCTCACAGTTGTACAGCTCTTGTCCCGTAAAAGCCTTTCAGGTACGGGCTCACCGTGGCCCTGGGAGGCTGGTACCATTGCATTAGtataacccattttacagatggggcgGCCGAGGCACAGAAAAGTCAAGTGACTTGCTGGGCGTCACAGAGCTAGTGAATGGCGAGGCGGGGATTGAACCCTGGTGTTCTGGGTCCAGAATCACTGCCCTTGACCATTATGGGTCCCTAGCTGGCTTGCTCccgctgggaggtggggagaggagagaagaggggtaGTGCCGAGAGTGGTCTGGATCTTCCCAGAGCCATTGccagctgcctctgcctcctcacaCGGGTACACCTGGGCGAACAGGTGGGCGAACAGGTTGGGCAGCAGCCGGGGCTGGTGTCCCGTGGGCCAACcctgccctcttccctccctgcaccccaggAGACCCCAAGTGGCTGCATGCCGTGCTGGGCTCCATCCAGCAGAACATCCACTCGCCAGCCCTGCTCTTCAAGCTGGCGCAGGACGCCTGCAAAACGGCCACCCCGGCCAGTGCGCCTCCCGACACCACGCTGCTGGGCATTGCGCTGGAACTGGGCCTGCAGGTGAGGGTCAGCGGGGGCCGTGCTGCCTGAGGACAGGCCTGAACAGGTCCCAGGAATGAGGGACAGGTCCCGCCAGTGGGGGACTCCCAGGGCAGAGTGGGAAGAGGAGTGGCCCCTCCTGGGGGCGTGGCTGAGGAGGAGGACGCCTGCCCGTGAGTGGGTGGGCCACAAGAAGAAGCTGGGCTAGGGTGCTGGCCATGGTGTGGGGCCTGGGACTGCTGTGCCCACTGTTAGGGACCATGGTGGGGCCTGGGCCTGTGGGGGACCAGCCTGGAAGGAAAGGTTGCTGCTGAGGGGTGGGGCCAGGGGAGGGTCCTGAAAGCCGATGAGGTCTGTGGTTGAAAGTCCTTGAGGCAGGACCTGCGAGCTGGGGCCATCCCCAGGGGCCGGGCAAGGGCTGTCCTGCTGGGGCAAGTCAGAGGCCAGCATGGGTGCTGCTTGTAGGTGAGGAGTCACCTGCAGGGTGTGGGACCCAGAGGGGCGGGGCCTCAGACTGTGGCCAACGTAAAGTAAGAATGGAGAACAGTTTGGGGCAGGCTtatggggtggggcgggggtggggataCTTTCCCAGGGAGAACTGGCCAGCAGCGGGCCTG from Mustela erminea isolate mMusErm1 chromosome 1, mMusErm1.Pri, whole genome shotgun sequence harbors:
- the ZSWIM4 gene encoding zinc finger SWIM domain-containing protein 4 isoform X2, whose product is MYSSLGYQPPEGEHDARVPFTRGLHLLQSGAVDRVLQVGFHLSGNIRELGGPGEPERLYHVSISFDRCKITSVSCGCDNRDLFYCAHVVALSLYRIRHARQVELRLPISETLSQMNRDQLQKFVQYLISAHHTEVLPTAQRLADEILLLGSEINLVHGAPDPTAGAGIEDANCWHLDEEQIQEQVKQLLSNGGYYGASQQLRSMFCKVREMLRMRDSNGARMLILMTEQFLQDPRLALWRQQGAGMTDKCRQLWDELGALWVCVVLSPHCKPEERVSWLQLLGKWDKLDVCPLEEGNYSFDGPSLQPSVALSPGPEEEEEEEEVMAAGSRHTVFGRALQAGSLHWSDTHLQRILASDSYGPSLTGTMGSEKPTFDPQGRPLWLGEPFPTACARVDTLRAHGYPRQALRLAGAIINTLRLQRRHQLESYKQQKKELLQKGNTCITNTEGWVGHPLDPIGCLCRALLEACRLEEETLALYPDSGPEKRKAAYQHVPVPGSPGESYLALALEVALLGLGQQRALPEGLYAQDKVVRSEEQLLALLEEVELDERLVQVLRKQAGLLLEGGPFSGFGEVLFRESVPMHTCARYLFTALLPHDPDLAYRLALRAMRLPVLETAFPAGEPHPSPLDSIMSNRFPRWFILGHLETRQCELASAMLTAAKGDPKWLHAVLGSIQQNIHSPALLFKLAQDACKTATPASAPPDTTLLGIALELGLQVMRMTLNTMTWRRREMVRWLVSCATEIGPQALMNIMQNWYSLFTPVEAATIVAVTGTTHATLSRLQLDAPRREELWACARTLALQCAMKDPQNCALPALTLCEKNHAAFEAAYQIVLDAAAGGLGHAHLFTVARYMEHRGLPLRAYKLATLALAQLSIAFNQDSHPAVNDVLWACSLSHSLGRHELSAIVPLIIRSIHCAPMLSDILRRWTLSAPGLGPLGARRAAKPLGADRAPLCQLLDAAVAAYIATSHSRLTHISPRHYGDFIEFLGQARETFLLAPDGHLQFAQFLENLKQTYKGKKKLMLLVRERFG
- the ZSWIM4 gene encoding zinc finger SWIM domain-containing protein 4 isoform X1 translates to MDPPAAKRSRGCPAGPEERDAGTGAVRGRGRPEALLDLSAKRVAETWAFEQVEERFSRVPEPVQKRIVFWSFPRSEREICMYSSLGYQPPEGEHDARVPFTRGLHLLQSGAVDRVLQVGFHLSGNIRELGGPGEPERLYHVSISFDRCKITSVSCGCDNRDLFYCAHVVALSLYRIRHARQVELRLPISETLSQMNRDQLQKFVQYLISAHHTEVLPTAQRLADEILLLGSEINLVHGAPDPTAGAGIEDANCWHLDEEQIQEQVKQLLSNGGYYGASQQLRSMFCKVREMLRMRDSNGARMLILMTEQFLQDPRLALWRQQGAGMTDKCRQLWDELGALWVCVVLSPHCKPEERVSWLQLLGKWDKLDVCPLEEGNYSFDGPSLQPSVALSPGPEEEEEEEEVMAAGSRHTVFGRALQAGSLHWSDTHLQRILASDSYGPSLTGTMGSEKPTFDPQGRPLWLGEPFPTACARVDTLRAHGYPRQALRLAGAIINTLRLQRRHQLESYKQQKKELLQKGNTCITNTEGWVGHPLDPIGCLCRALLEACRLEEETLALYPDSGPEKRKAAYQHVPVPGSPGESYLALALEVALLGLGQQRALPEGLYAQDKVVRSEEQLLALLEEVELDERLVQVLRKQAGLLLEGGPFSGFGEVLFRESVPMHTCARYLFTALLPHDPDLAYRLALRAMRLPVLETAFPAGEPHPSPLDSIMSNRFPRWFILGHLETRQCELASAMLTAAKGDPKWLHAVLGSIQQNIHSPALLFKLAQDACKTATPASAPPDTTLLGIALELGLQVMRMTLNTMTWRRREMVRWLVSCATEIGPQALMNIMQNWYSLFTPVEAATIVAVTGTTHATLSRLQLDAPRREELWACARTLALQCAMKDPQNCALPALTLCEKNHAAFEAAYQIVLDAAAGGLGHAHLFTVARYMEHRGLPLRAYKLATLALAQLSIAFNQDSHPAVNDVLWACSLSHSLGRHELSAIVPLIIRSIHCAPMLSDILRRWTLSAPGLGPLGARRAAKPLGADRAPLCQLLDAAVAAYIATSHSRLTHISPRHYGDFIEFLGQARETFLLAPDGHLQFAQFLENLKQTYKGKKKLMLLVRERFG